The sequence ATACATGCAGTGTGACATGTAAAAATATGTGGGCCAACAGAAAAGGCACTGAATACATGTGGTGGAATAATGTTGAAACAAAGCCCGGAACCGGTTTCCCCGGAAGCTGGGAAGATCAGGAAAAATACAAAGGCGGCTGGGAGAAAAGAGCAGATGGATTGAAACTTAAACTGGGCGGAAAGACCAAGCTTTTTACAAGGATTTTTTACAATCCCGATCAGCCGTCAATGAAAAATTATTATGAACCATGGACTTACAATTACAGCCATCTGATAAATGCACCGGACAGTAAAACACAGCCGACGGCAAGAGCGGTTTCACAGATTACCGGTGAATATATGGAGATAGAAAACGGTCCCAATTGGGATGATGATTTGAGCGGTTCTTCCAAATACGCTTCAAACGATCCCAATTTGGATGACCGTGAGAAAAAGCTGTTAAAAGAACTGGAAAGTGTTTTTATGTTTTATCTGCCGAGAATCTGTAATCACTGCGTCAATCCTGCCTGTGTGGCAGCGTGCCCTTCCGGCGCAATTTACAAGCGTGGTGAAGACGGTATTGTTCTGGTGGATCAGGAAAAGTGTAAATCATGGCGCTACTGCGTATCCGCCTGCCCTTATAAAAAGGTGTATTTTAACTGGAACACCGTTAAGTCTGAAAAGTGTATTTTCTGCTATCCCAGAACAGAGAACGGCGAATCCACAATCTGTTCAAAATCGTGTGTAGGAAAAATCAGAAATCTCGGTGTGATTCTTTATGATGCAGACGCCTTCGCTAAAGCCATGGATTCCGAGGATAATGATCTGATAGAAGCGTTTAAGCAAGCCATTCTCGACCCGAATGATGAGAACAATATCAAAGCCGCAGAATCTTCCGGTATCAATGCCGAATGGCTGAAAGCTGCTTCAAATTCACCAGTCTACACGTATATAAAAGAACTGGAGATAGCACTCCCGCTTCATCCGGAGTTTCGGACGTTTCCTTCGGTTTTTTATGTACCCCCTCTCTCTCCTGTTATGGCGGCTGCTGAGGCACACGAGGAAATACCCTCTGATGCTGACTTGAGAATACCTGTAAAATATCTGTCAAAACTCTTTTCTGCAGGCAGTGAGAGCGTAATAGAAGGGGTGTTAAAAAGGCTTTTGCTAATCAGAAAATATATGCGTGCAAAAGGGCTGGATGAAAAAGCAAAGCTTGATGAGATTACAGATAATTCTCTGCTTACTAAAGAACAGATTGAAAAAGCACATAGATTGTTTACCCAGGCCAAACCCGATGAGCGTTTTGTACTGCCACAGACTTTTCGGGCCGAAGCTGGGGAACCCTATGAAAATCAAGGACTTACCGGTTTAGGGATAAAAGGGAAAAAAGGTTTGAGAAAATGAAAAAAGATATATTTGGATTATATGCGGAAATCTTAAAATATCCAAGTGATATAAATAAGTTGTCAAAATATCTCTTTGATCTCGGGATAGATGAATCTGACGGAGTAAAGGACTACAGTCTCCAAAGGCTGCAGGAAATCTATGTGGAAACGTTTGATTTTAATGAGAAAACGGCTCTTTTCCTCTCGCAGCATACGGCGGAAACTGCAGAAGAAAAAAGCAGGATTATATTGGCGATGTCCGAGCTTCTCAGTGAATATGAAATACGGAAAACACCCAACGCCCAGCCTGATTATCTGCCGGATATTTTGAAAGCTTTCCGGGCAATTCTTAAAACAAGTGAGAATAAAGATGCTGCAATGTATCTGGCTGACATTCTTTTTGAGACCGTTCGTAAAATTGCGGAAGAACTTAAGGATGCAGGCAGCATTTATGCCGGAATTATGAAACATTTACAAGGCGATTTGGCACCTTTTACGTTTAATCGGGAGGTTACTTATGTATAACACCTTTTTTTATATAATAATTCCATATTTGTGCTTGGCAGTTTTTATAACAGGTACAGTTTACGGTATCACCAGAGGCAGATTGGCTATTTCGGCGCCGGCGACCGGTTTTTTTGAAAAAAGGAAACTTTCCTGGGGTATTACCGCATGGCACTATGCGATAGTTATCATTTTAACCGGACATCTGTTAGGGTTTTTGTTTCCCAAAGCAGTAATGAATATATTATCCGGATACAAAATTATGTTTGCTGTTGAAGCTCTGGCTTTCGGCCTGGGATTAGCGGCATTCTTAGGCACTATCATACTGCTTTTCAGACGGATAACAGAGAAAACCGTTTCAAAAAACTCGAATTTTGCCGATTATTTTATCCTCATAATTTTGTTAATCCAGGTTATCCTGGGCTTAAGCACAGCAGCAAATTACCGCTGGGGGATAAACTGGTATGTATCACATATGTCCGGCTATTTGAAAAGCCTCATAACGTTTGCTCCAGATGTAAGCTATGCTGCCGGTATGCCCGGAGTAGTGACGGCTCATATTGTTACAGGTTTTCTTATTCTTGCTGTACTTCCCTTTACCCGGCTTATGCATCTTGTTTTTGTTCCCGTCGGTTATTTTTTCAGGAAACCGCAGCAGATTATTTTTCATAAATAATAAATACAAATATATAAGGAGTTATAATGGCTAACGATGAACTTATTAAAAAATACGGTTTAAAAGGGTCTCCTCTTTCCGGGCTTGTAATGGCAACTTTCGGATTTTTTATAGGGTTTGCAGCTGTTTCGCTGTACGGACCGGTGGCCAAAAATTTTGATGATGTTATGAACATGTCCGGGCTGCTTCTCGGTATGCTGGTGGCTGCCCCCAGTCTTACCGGCTCACTCCTGCGTATCCCTTTCGGCGCATGGGTGGACAAAGCCGGCGGGAAGAAACCTCTTTTTACACTTTTGACGTTGTCGGTCATAGGGATGGCAGGCCTTACAGTAATTCTTTTCTTTTTCTACCCTGACCGGCTTACCATAGAAATGTATCCGGTTGTTTTCTTTTTCGGTCTTTTGAGCGGCTGCGGTATAGCTACTTTTTCGGTGGGAATACCTCAGACCTCTTATTGGTATCCGCAGAAAAAACAGGGGCTTGCACTTGGAACTTACGCCGGGCTTGGAAATACTGCACCGGGAATTTTCGGTGTTGTTCTTCCTTTTATTCTGGCAGGTTTAGGGCTACCAGGGGCTTATGCGGTGTGGTTTTTATTCTTGTTAATAGGTACAATTATTTATGCGATGTTTGCCCATGACGCTTATTATTTTCAGCTCAGACATAACAATGTTGAGCATGATGAAGCACGTGAAGTTTCTGAAAAACTTGGTCAGGAGCTCTTTCCTTCGGGCAAGGTTATCGAATCGCTGAAAATTTCAGCAAAAATACCGGGGACGTGGGCTCTTGTGGCTCTCTATTTCACATCTTTCGGTGGATTTCTCGCATTAACGGCCTGGTTTCCCACCTATTGGGTGGAATTTCACAACATAGGTATCAGACCCGCAGGTCTGCTGATGGCTTTTGGATTTTCGCTTCTTGCCTCCGTAATCAGGGTTTACGGGGGGCACCTTGGTGATAAGTTCGGCGGAGAGAAAACAGCCATAGGAAGTTACTCACTCGTTTTAATCGGAGCACTGTTTCTAATCATCACTTCAAACTTTTGGTTAGCTCTCATTGGTGAAATAATAATCGGTGCAGGTATGGGTATTGCTAATGCTGCCGTTTTTAAACTTGTACCGAAGTACGTTCCCAAAGCGCCCGGCGGCGCGAGCGGATGGGTAGGCGGTCTTGGTGCCTTCGGCGGCTTTGCCGTACCGCCCATACTCGGGACATTTGTTGATTTGCAGGGAACAGAAGGGTATTCAAACGGATTTATCGTTTATGTCGCTCTTGCTTTAATGGCAATGACGATTTCAATCATACTTATGAAAACACTGGGGAGTCAAAAGGAGGCTTAAATGGAGAAAAGAGTGCTGGAAGAGTTTATAGAAGAAGCACCGGATATTATACTGACTGTGGACAGGCACGGTGTTATTATATACTGGAATAAGTCAGCAGAGGAAATTTTTGGATTTACAAAAAAAGAAGCTGAAGGAAGCAGCCTTGATATAATAATTCCCGAAAAACTACAGCAGCGGCACTGGGAAGGTTTTAACAAAGTGATGGAGACGGGTAAAAGCAAATATTCCAAGAGAGATATGCTCTCCGTGCCTGCTATGACAAAAACAGGTGAAAAGATTTTTATAGAATTCACCATTACCATGGTAAAAGATAACGATGGTAATATTGAATACTGTTTTTCAGTAATCCGGGAAAAGCCTAAAAAATAAAATACTTTTAGTTTTTATGAGGGTGGTGAGATAGTGAAGTGGAGAGTTTAAAAAATCCGTTACCTTAGAATGCCCATTCAACCCTCTCAATCTCTACCTCTACCTCTACCTCTACCTCTACCTTTACCTCTTCCTTTCACTTAACACTTAGTACTAAAAATTATTCGAAGTTCCCGGATTATGTGTCGAGAACAAGTTCCAGATCTGTGGGATCAACCAGCGGCTCGTCCAGATCCACCACGATCTCAGAGCGTGCTATTACCTGAGCTTTGCCGGTAATGCGGTTGCTTACTCCATGATATCCGCCGATTTTTGTGTCACCGTAATAGGTGCCTACAAACCTTGTATTTCTCAGGGATACGGTCTCTAAACTTTCTCCGGGCTTTATCAGGCCTTCATAGTGCATCAGGGCGAGTCTGGCAGATGTTCCGGTGCCTGTGGGGCTTCTGCAGATGACGCCGGGGTGGACATATGTAGCTGAGGGGGATTCGAATCTGCCTTCGGCAACTTTTGAAACAGGGCCCATAAAATGCAGGAACGGCAGAGGACCGACATTTCCAAGCTCCGGGTGCTCATGACGAAAATCTTTGCGGATTGCCTCTGTAATTTTAAATGCAGTTGCCGCCAACTCAGGTTCTTCTTTTAGCTCAAGATTAAATCCAAGCTCAGTGGCATCAATAAGACCGTAAAAACCACCGCTCCATGCCAAACTGTATGTAACGTCTCCGATTCCTTTAACATTGATCTTTTCTTTATATGCAGCGATATAACTTGGCAGCCCTTCACAGGTGATCGATTCAACACGGCCGTTATGACATTTTGCACCTATATGTGCAAGACCTGCAGGTGATTCCAGGATAAACTCCTGCTCACCTTCCTGCATTGGTACAATCCCGCTTTCCAGCAAGGCTGTGGCTGTACATATTGTATTGGATCCGGAATAAACGGGATATCCCATCACTTCCATAATAATATAGCCTGCAACGGCGTCAGGATGGGAAGGCTCAACAATAAGGTCAACAGACATTTCAGGTATTCCGTAAGGCTCATTTATAAGAAGCTTGCGCAAACCGTCAGCATGTTTTTGAAGATATTCCATCTTTTCTCTTACATTCCCGCCGGGTAACAAGCCTATGCCACTGGTTACAATCCTGCTTACATCACCACCGGAATGTGTATCAATAAGTTGAATACGACGCACTCTGTTCATATTATTCTCCTGAAACAGCATATTTTTTCCCGTGTTCTTCCCATTCGGAATCCGGGACTATTACAATTTTGCCGACAAAATTACTGCTGCGGTTTACAAAGTAATTTTCCGCTTTGTGTATTTCCGACAATCTGAAAGTTCCATGTAATACAGGTTTCAGCTCACCTTTTCTTATCCAGTCGATAAGCTGCTTTGCTTCTGCTCTTGTACCATGGGAAATGCCGAATATCTGAACCTGATAGAGATAAATCTTTGTCCAGAGTATCTTGGTAACATTTCCACCGCTGGCACCGGCAATAGAATATCTTGGATAAGTTTTCCGTGAGGACATATCCTGTATCATGGAGTCTATCAAAGGTATAGTCATATTACCGCCCACAAGGTCCATTACTGCATCAATTGGTTTACCGTCTGCAGCCTCATTCACTGCTTTTGGCCAATTGTCAACTTCTGAGCGGTCGATAACGTTTTCAGCTCCCAGTTCAATAAGAGTATTTGCTTTTCCCGGGCTGCTTACTGCATACGGAGTAGCACCTTTTAAACGGCACATCTGAATAAGCGCTGTTCCAACTCCGCCGCTTGCTCCTGTAATAAGTACATTTTCATTTTCGCTTACACCGGCAGCATTCAGCATATGAAGGCCGGTTTGATACGAACACATACCCATAGCAGCAAGCTCAGCATCTGATAATTCAGTGTTCTCTACGGTGTAAAACTGATCAGCGGGAACCACCATATATTCTGCAAAACCACCGTCTTTACCATGACCGAAGTAGTCCGGAGTCAGGTTAATATCGTCTCTGTCTGTGGAATAGATATTAAAATCCAGAAGCCCCCTTTCTCCCACCCTGTTTTCCGAAACACCTGATCCGCATTTTACCACCCGTCCGACTACATCTGCGCCCTGGATTCTCGGAAAACTCAATCCGGAATCTTTGCTCATGCTGAAGGAAGCGACATCGCTGTCATCCTCAGTCGGGTACAAACCTTCACGAACCTTCCGGTCGGTGTTGTTTTTTGCGGTGGCGGTAACTTTTATCAGTAGTTCATTTTTACCTGGCTGCGGTACGGAAACATCTTCTCTGTATTTAAGTTTTTCAATACCCCCGTGGTCTGTTAATTGAACCGCTGACATGTGTTCAGGTATCATATATTTCACCTCTCAATTTATCATGATTAACCCAGAACCCTGGGTTAAATAATATAAAAACTATCCACTCTCCGGCATCTTTTCAGCCGCCATTTCGGGGGCTTTGGGCAGATGATTTGAAAAATAAATAGTGGCTTGCGATGCAGTTTGTCAAGAGTAAACTTGCTTTGAGGTGTAACTTTTTTGCTTTGTTGACAATAAATTGCAAACGAGAAAATTTCCAACATGAATAGTTTAGTTTGGAAATATGCTTATTTTTTGGCCGGCTTTTTAAAAAATTCTGGAATTTTTGATATATATCAAAGTTTAATTTGCCTGAAAGCCGATATTAATAATCAACAATTTAATAAAGGAGGTAATTATGAAATCCACTGAGCAGTTAAAAAATGAGCACGAAGGTATTAAAATCATGCTGGAAGTGCTGGAAAGTATTGCTGAGTACATAGAAAAAGGTAAAGTGAACAAGCTGGAAGAAGATGAAATAAGGAATACTGTAACATTTTTCAGAGAATTTGCAGACAAGTGTCATCATACTAAGGAAGAAAGAGAATTGTTTCCCACTCTTGAAAAAGCAGGAATTCAGAAAGAGGGAGGACCTATAGGTGTAATGCTTGATGAGCATGAAATGGGAAGAAATCATATAAGAGCTATGCTCGAATCCCTCGATGACTTGGCTGAAAGTGAAATAGCTGCTGAAAAATTTGCCGACAATGCATACGCTTATGTGGAGCTTTTGAGACAACATATCGATAAAGAAAACGATATATTATTTAGAATGGCAGAGCTCTCTCTTGGCAGCGACATGGATAATAAACTTTTCCAAAGGTTTGAAGAAATAGAGGAAAAAGAAATGGGCGAAGGAACACACGAAAAATACCATAAGATGATAGATGAATACAGAAAGAAATTTTTAAGATAAACAGGCAGAAAATATGGATGTTCAGTTTAAAAGGGTATACGACCCTGTGTCTCAGAGCGACGGTGTAAGAATTTTGGTGGACGGCATCTGGCCAAGAGGAATTAAAAAAGAGGATTTGCTCCTGGATTATTGGCTTAAGTATGCCGCACCCAGCATCAGTTTGCGCAAATGGTTTTCTCATGATGAAGAAAAATGGGAAGAGTTTAAAAAACTGTATTTTGCAGAACTGAAAGGAAAAGCTGAGACTTTGGATAAATTGACAGCTATTGCAAAAAATAATAATAAATTAACTCTCCTGTATTCGGCAAGAAATCGCCGGTATAACCAGGCAGCAGCATTAAAAGAATTTTTAGAGAATGAGTTAGAGATTTCTGAAAAGTGAGGAATGGGGGAGATTGTGAGATAGTGAGATGGGGAAGTTGGAGGTTGAGGTTTACCCTGCTAAATATCAGCATCGCCACGTCCGCCGGGAGGGCTGGTTGCCTACGGCATTTAACAGGGTAAAGGTTAAGGAAGTTGATAAAGTTGTGTACTCGGTTGGTATCCCACTGCCTTAACCTCCTCAAGTAACTCAAATACGTTTAATTACCTCCGTGTTATTAGTCACGCCTTTTTAAATGTGTATATTTTGGTAGCTTGCCGATGAAAAAACTGGTATCACCCCAAAAATTATATAAAAGTTTTGTTTTACATATATTTAGCTAACATGACACTGATTTCAATGTAATTTGCACGCATTTCGCAGCCGAAACTCGAAACTACTGCCGCTAACCGTCTACACCCTCCTCTCATAATTGTTTTTATTTGCAAATATTTATCCATTTTACATTCCAACACAGGGTGTGACCGCTAACCGGCAGTACGTTTCTCAAACATCGGCTGCTTCATTTGTGCAAATTACATTGAAAAATATTTGCACTGTGAAAAATGGGGTGACGCTAGTGAAAAAAGTCTTGATTTTAAGTGTTTTTGTCATTATACATATTCATCTTGAGTAAAGGCACAGTTATGTCTGGAATAAAATTGTATGAGAGCTTCAGGTCTCGTCACCTGTTTCTAAATAAAAAATCACAAATTTTAAAGGGGACAAAATTATGAAGGTTGAAGTAAAAGATGTTGAAAATTCTCAGAAGGAACTGACTGTTGAAGTTCCTGCCGAGAAATACAATGAAAGATTTGAAGCGGAAGTCAAAAAGCTTGCTCCGACTGTAAAAATACCCGGATTCAGGAAAGGTAAAGCTCCTAAAAATATTATTATCAGGGAGCACAATCACAAGCTGAGGGTTAACGCTTTGGAGAATCTTATTAACGATTCAGTTTATGAGGCTATAACTTCAGAGGGAATAAATCCGTTAAATACTCCGGTTATTAAGGATGTGAATTTTGAAGAAAATGAACCTATTAAATTCAAGGTTTATGTTGATGTATTTCCAGAGGTAAATATAGAAAATTATAAAGGCTATTCGTTTGAGAAGGAGATTGCCGAGGTCAGAGAGAATGACGTGGAAAAAGTTCTTGAAGATCTCCGTGAGAAAAACAGTTCTTTTGAGCCTGTGGAAGATAAGGCTGTTGAAAAGGATGATATGGTTGTAATCGATTTTGTCGGCACAATTGACGGAGAGAAATTTGAAGGCGGCTCGGCGAATGATTACAGCATTGTTGTGGGTTCAAATACGTTTTTGGAAGATTTTGAAGAGGGGCTTGTCGGGATGAAACCCGGGGAAACAAAAAACATTGAAGTGACATTCCCTGAAAACTATGCGAAAGATCTTGCCGGTAAAGATGCAAATTTCGAGGTTACGTTAAAAGAAGTTAAGCAGAAAGATGTCCCTGAGCTTAATGACGATTTTGCAAAGGATATTGACGAAAACTGTGAAACACTGGATGATTTGAAAAAACTTGTCAGAGAGGATCTTGAGAAAGAGGCTGCACAAATGGCTAAGGACAGGTTGTATGACAAAATTATCGAAAAACTGATAGAGGAAAATCCTTTTGAAGTTCCTGAGACTATAGTGGATGAACAGGCCGGCAGGCTTGCTGACCAGACGCTGCAACAGTACATGTATATGTACGGTGTTAATCCGGAGCAGCTGGGATTGAATAAAGACAATATCAAAGACGAGTTTAAGGGAAGGGCAGCAACTCAGGTTAAAAGTGCAATAATTCTTAACAAACTCGCCGAAATGCACAGCATAGAAGTAAGTGAAGAAGAAATTGAAAATAAAATTGTAGAACTAGCTGAAGAAATGAAAAAAGATGTAGAGGAATACAAAAAAGAAATTGAACAACAAGGCGGTAAAGAAAGTCTAAAGAATAACATCATGACAGATAAAATATTCGATTTTCTCGGCGAACATAATGAAATTGCCGAGAAATACGTTGACCCGGATGAGCTTGCTGAAAAGCAGAATGCTGAAGAAGCAGCAGAGCAGGAAGAACCGGAAGAAAATAAAGAGAAAAGTGGGGAAGAATAATGAGTTTTTATGTACCATATGTGATAGAACAGACAGGCAGAGGGGAAAGAGCCTACGATATATATTCAAGGCTTCTTAAAGACAGGATTATTTTCATGGGAACTCCTATTGAGGATAATCTGGCTAATACAATAATTGCACAGCTTTTATTTTTGGAAGCTGACGATCCTGACAAGGATATCCACCTTTATATAAACAGCCCCGGTGGAGTTATTACAAGCGGCTTAGCTATTCTGGATACAATTAATTATATAAAACCCGATGTTTCCACAATCTGTCTCGGTCAGGCTGCGAGCATGGCGGCTGTTCTTTTGGCATGCGGAGCCAGCGGAAAAAGATATTCTGTACCCAATGCCAGAATAATGATTCATCAACCTCTTGGCGGATTTCAGGGGCAGGCGAAGGATATAGAAATTCATGCGAAGGAAATATTAAGGATGAAAGCCAGAATAAACGAAATACTGGCTGAAAAAACGGGAAAACCTCTGGAACAGATTGAGGCTGACAGCGACAGAGACTTTTTCATGAGCAGTGAAGAAGCTCTCCAATACGGCTTGATTGATGAGGTCATCTCAAAAAGGTCTTGATAAAATTAATCAATACCGTATCTTGAATAACTGATAAATTACTATTTAGTTGAAGAGGTGCCTAATGGCGAAAAAGAAAAATGAAGAGCTTTTCTGCTCTTTTTGCGGAAAACATCAGGAAGAGGTTAAGAAGCTTATAGCCGGTCCAACTGATGTGTATATCTGCGATGAATGTATATATTTATGTAATGATATTCTGGAAGAAGATCTTGAAGCAAAAGAAGCACAAGGTGATGTGAAGCTTTTAAGTCCGAAAGAGATAAAAGCCAAGCTGGATGATTATGTGATTGGTCAGGACAGTGCCAAGAAGATATTGAGTGTGGCCGTGTATAACCATTTTAAGCGTGTACTGTACGGTAATAAATCTGAAGTTGAATTGGAAAAATCCAATATCCTTCTGTTAGGTTCCACCGGGACAGGGAAGACATTGCTGGCAAGGACTCTTGCCAGGATACTGAATGTTCCTTTTGCTATAGCGGATGCAACAACACTTACAGAAGCCGGCTATGTCGGTGAGGATGTTGAAAATGTTGTTTTGAAACTTCTTCAATCCGCTGACTTTGATGTGGATAAAACGGAAAAAGGTATCATTTTTATAGACGAAATTGACAAAATCACACGTAAAACAGACAGCCCTTCAATTACCAGGGATGTCAGCGGTGAGGGAGTGCAGCAGGCACTGTTGAAAATAATTGAGGGTACTGTTGCCAATATACCGCCTCAGGGGGGCAGGAAACATCCAAATCAGGATTACGTTCAGGTGGATACTTCCAATATACTGTTTGTATGCGGCGGTGCTTTTGAACATCTTGACGGCATTATAAAAGAGCGTATAGGCAAGAAAGCAGTTGGTTTTAAATCAAACAGTAAGAATGTCAACGATTATGAGAGAGCAGATATACTGAAGCTTTTGCAGCCTGAGGATCTTATAAAATATGGACTGATACCGGAATTTGTCGGACGTGTACCGGTTGCAGCTGTTCTGGATGATCTGGATGAAGATGCACTTGTTTCTATACTTACGGAACCGAAGAATTCACTGGTAAAACAGTATGAGGAAATTTTCAAATTTGATAATGTGAAATTGTCTTTTACCGATGGCGCTCTCAGGGGAATTGCCAGACAGGCTATTAACAGAAAAACAGGAGCCAGAGGTTTAAGGGGCATTTTAGAGGAAACAATGATGGATATTATGTATAAAATACCATCCCACAAAGATATCAAAGAATGTATCATTAATGAGGATACGGTCAGTTCAGGGGCTGACCCGGTGATAATAAATGAGGATGAAAAAGAATCAGCATAAATTATCAGGCGCCTGAAGGCGCCTTTTTTATTCGTTTAATTCAGATAATAAATAAAGGAGTTATAGATAATGGCAGATAAAACTGAGCAGTTTTCTCTGATACCGCTTAGAGATATAGTTATATTTCCCACAATGGTTACACCCGTTTTTGTGGGAAGAAAAAAATCTATAAACGCACTTGATGTTGCAGGGGACACAGATAAAAAAATATTTCTGGTTTTACAAAAGGATTCAGGTGTCAATGATCCCGGTATTGAGTATTTATACAATGTTGGTGTAGTAGCTGATGTTCTTCAGGTACTCAAACTTCCTGACGGGAGTATTAAAGTTCTTGTTGAAGGGGCATATCGGGCTGAGATTAAAGATCTGTTTGTGGAAGAAGAGTGTACTTATGTGAATGTAAAACCTTTTGAAGATAAAAATGAAGATGAAACATTTTATAAATACCTTAGAGAATCACTCATGCAGCACTTTAAGGAATTCGCACAAACAGAGAATAAAATTCCCAAAGAAATTTATGATTCAATCATCAAAATGGACGACTTGAATAACCTTTCCTATATGATTGCCTCCAACTTAAGTATACGTGTTAGTGAACAGCAGGAAATACTTGAAATAGCGAGTTTAAGTGAAAGAATTGAAAAAATTATTGAATTTATTGAAATGGAAACTGAAATCAAGAAAATTGACAAAAAGATAAAGCAGCGAGTCAAATCTCAGATAACCAAGACCCAGCGGGAGTATTATTTGAATGAGCAAATAAAAGCTATTAATAAAGAGCTGGGAAGAGATGAGGATATAAAGGCTGATATTGAAGAGCTACAGACAGCAATTAATGAGAAAAAAATGCCGAAAATTGTCAGGGAAAAAGCAGAGAAAGAGCTTAAAAAACTGAGAATTATGCCGCCGATGAGTGCAGAAACAACGGTAGTCCGAAATTACCTTGACTGGATAGTCAGTTTACCCTGGGGCGAATATACCGAGGATATTCTTGATTTAGAAAAGGCTGCAAACATATTAAACAGGGATCATTACGGTTTGGAAAAGCCCAAGGAAAGAATTTTGGAGTTTCTTGCGGTTAAAAAGTTTTCCGAAAGAATAAAAGGCCCTATACTCTGTTTCGTTGGTCCGCCAGGAGTGGGCAAAACCTCGCTGGCTAAATCCATTGCTGAGTCGATGAATAGAAATTTTGTCCGGCTAAGCCTCGGCGGAGTAAGGGACGAGGCTGAAATCAGGGGGCACAGAAGAACATATATAGGCTCGATGCCCGGCAAAATTATTCAGTCTGTCAGAAGGGCTGAGAGTATGAATCCGGTGTTTCTGCTTGATGAAATAGATAAACTTGGTATGGATTTTAGAGGCGATCCTTCATCAGCACTGCTGGAGGCTTTGGATCCGGAGCAGAATAACAGCTTTTCTGACCATTATCTGGAAGTGGACTTTGATCTTTCGAAAGTATTTTTTATTACAACTGCCAATACAGTGGAATCCATTCCCCATGCTCTTCTGGACAGAATGGAAGTTATACGTATCCCGGGTTATACGGAACGGGAGAAGCTTAATATTGCCGAAAAGTATCTTTTTCCAAAGCAACTTTCAGAGCATAATATTCCGGCTGAGAAAGTTGACATTGCAGAAAATGCTATTTTGGATGTAATCAGATATTATACCAAAGAAGCTGGTGTGAGAAATCTTGAGAGAGAACTGGCATCGGTTATCAGAAAGGCAGCAAAAAAGCTTATAACAGAAAACAATGTTACTTCAGTCAAGGTTACAAGAAAAAATCTTGAAAATCTTCTCGGTGTGAAGCGATTTCGGCTTGAGCACGTTGAGGAATCCGAAGATGTGGGAGTTGCCACTGGTCTTGCCTGGACACCGTACGGTGGAGACATTCTCCAAACGGAAGTTGCTGCCTATGAGGGCAACGGTCAGCTGCAGATTACGGGTCATATCGGGG comes from Flexistipes sp. and encodes:
- the lon gene encoding endopeptidase La — its product is MADKTEQFSLIPLRDIVIFPTMVTPVFVGRKKSINALDVAGDTDKKIFLVLQKDSGVNDPGIEYLYNVGVVADVLQVLKLPDGSIKVLVEGAYRAEIKDLFVEEECTYVNVKPFEDKNEDETFYKYLRESLMQHFKEFAQTENKIPKEIYDSIIKMDDLNNLSYMIASNLSIRVSEQQEILEIASLSERIEKIIEFIEMETEIKKIDKKIKQRVKSQITKTQREYYLNEQIKAINKELGRDEDIKADIEELQTAINEKKMPKIVREKAEKELKKLRIMPPMSAETTVVRNYLDWIVSLPWGEYTEDILDLEKAANILNRDHYGLEKPKERILEFLAVKKFSERIKGPILCFVGPPGVGKTSLAKSIAESMNRNFVRLSLGGVRDEAEIRGHRRTYIGSMPGKIIQSVRRAESMNPVFLLDEIDKLGMDFRGDPSSALLEALDPEQNNSFSDHYLEVDFDLSKVFFITTANTVESIPHALLDRMEVIRIPGYTEREKLNIAEKYLFPKQLSEHNIPAEKVDIAENAILDVIRYYTKEAGVRNLERELASVIRKAAKKLITENNVTSVKVTRKNLENLLGVKRFRLEHVEESEDVGVATGLAWTPYGGDILQTEVAAYEGNGQLQITGHIGDVMQESARTALSVVKSRARRFQVPSYKFKDFDIHLHVPEGAVPKDGPSAGITMATAILSALSGIYVDCNVAMSGEINLRGKVLPVGGIKEKVLAAHRAGVKKVILPEDNRKDLTEVPSDVKKQISVVFAKTIDDVFDIVLKTKIKEMG